From a single Strix uralensis isolate ZFMK-TIS-50842 chromosome 27, bStrUra1, whole genome shotgun sequence genomic region:
- the LOC141935398 gene encoding hippocampus abundant transcript 1 protein-like isoform X3 — MLTVLHQTFPQHTFLMNGLIHGVKGLLSFLSAPLIGALSDVWGRKSFLLLTVFFTCAPIPLMKISPWWYFAVISMSGVFAVTFSVIFAYVADITQEHERSTAYGLVSATFAASLVTSPAIGAYLSQAYGDTLVVVLASGVALLDIGFILLAVPESLPEEMRPVSWGAPISWEQADPFASLRKVGQDSTVLLICITVFLSYLPEAGQYSSFFLYLRQVIGFSSETVAAFIGVVGILSILAQTVVLGILMRSIGNKNTILLGLGFQILQLAWYGFGSQPWMMWAAGAVAAMSSITFPAVSAMVSRNADPDQQGVVQGMITGIRGLCNGLGPALYGFVFYLFHVELNEMAEVETLGKASKPNMANPTDESSIIPGPPFLFGACSVLLSLLVALFIPEHTLALRSGSHKKHSNGAQAHPHSPQAGGSDGKEPLLEDSSV, encoded by the exons GGTCTGCTTTCTTTTCTAAGTGCCCCACTGATTGGTGCTCTCTCTGATGTCTGGGGCAGGaaatccttcctcctcctcactgtctTCTTCACGTGTGCGCCAATTCCCCTTATGAAGATCAGTCCGTG GTGGTATTTTGCTGTCATTTCCATGTCTGGGGTCTTTGCTGTCaccttttctgtgatttttgcctACGTTGCCGATATCACGCAGGAGCATGAACGCAGCACGGCGTACGGCTTG GTGTCGGCCACCTTTGCTGCTAGTCTGGTCACCAGCCCGGCCATCGGCGCGTACCTCTCCCAAGCCTACGGCGATACGCTGGTGGTTGTGCTCGCCTCAGGCGTTGCCTTGCTGGACATCGGCTTCATCCTGCTGGCCGTGCCGGAGTCTCTGCCGGAGGAGATGCGCCCGGTCTCCTGGGGAGCTCCGATCTCTTGGGAACAAGCAGACCCATTCGCT TCCTTGCGGAAAGTGGGTCAGGATTCTACAGTGCTGCTCATCTGTATCACCGTCTTTCTCTCCTACCTTCCTGAGGCCGGGCAGTACTCCAGCTTTTTCCTGTACCTGCGACAG GTCATTGGTTTTTCCTCGGAGACTGTGGCAGCCTTTATTGGGGTAGTGGGAATTCTCTCTATACTGGCTCAG acagTAGTGTTGGGAATTCTCATGCGTTCGATAGGAAATAAAAACACCATCCTGTTGGGACTGGGCTTCCAGATCCTGCAGCTTGCCTGGTACGGCTTCGGGTCGCAGCCTTG GATGATGTGGGCGGCGGGAGCGGTGGCGGCCATGTCGAGCATCACCTTCCCGGCCGTCAGCGCCATGGTGTCCCGGAACGCCGACCCCGACCAGCAAG GTGTGGTGCAGGGGATGATCACTGGAATTCGGGGTCTGTGTAACGGCCTGGGGCCGGCGCTCTATGGCTTTGTCTTCTATCTCTTCCACGTGGAGCTGAATGAAATGGCTGAGGTGGAAACTTTGGGTAAGGCCTCCAAACCCAACATGGCCAACCCTACGGACGAG AGCAGCATTATCCCAGGGCCTCCGTTCCTCTTCGGGGcctgctctgtcctgctgtcGCTGCTGGTGGCCCTGTTCATCCCGGAGCACACCCTGGCCCTGCGCTCGGGCAGCCACAAGAAGCACAGTAACGGGGCCCAGGCCCACCCCCACAGCCCGCAGGCCGGCGGCTCGGACGGGAAGGAGCCCCTGCTCGAGGACAGCAGCGTCTGA
- the LOC141935398 gene encoding hippocampus abundant transcript 1 protein-like isoform X4: MNGLIHGVKGLLSFLSAPLIGALSDVWGRKSFLLLTVFFTCAPIPLMKISPWWYFAVISMSGVFAVTFSVIFAYVADITQEHERSTAYGLVSATFAASLVTSPAIGAYLSQAYGDTLVVVLASGVALLDIGFILLAVPESLPEEMRPVSWGAPISWEQADPFASLRKVGQDSTVLLICITVFLSYLPEAGQYSSFFLYLRQVIGFSSETVAAFIGVVGILSILAQTVVLGILMRSIGNKNTILLGLGFQILQLAWYGFGSQPWMMWAAGAVAAMSSITFPAVSAMVSRNADPDQQGVVQGMITGIRGLCNGLGPALYGFVFYLFHVELNEMAEVETLGKASKPNMANPTDESSIIPGPPFLFGACSVLLSLLVALFIPEHTLALRSGSHKKHSNGAQAHPHSPQAGGSDGKEPLLEDSSV; this comes from the exons GGTCTGCTTTCTTTTCTAAGTGCCCCACTGATTGGTGCTCTCTCTGATGTCTGGGGCAGGaaatccttcctcctcctcactgtctTCTTCACGTGTGCGCCAATTCCCCTTATGAAGATCAGTCCGTG GTGGTATTTTGCTGTCATTTCCATGTCTGGGGTCTTTGCTGTCaccttttctgtgatttttgcctACGTTGCCGATATCACGCAGGAGCATGAACGCAGCACGGCGTACGGCTTG GTGTCGGCCACCTTTGCTGCTAGTCTGGTCACCAGCCCGGCCATCGGCGCGTACCTCTCCCAAGCCTACGGCGATACGCTGGTGGTTGTGCTCGCCTCAGGCGTTGCCTTGCTGGACATCGGCTTCATCCTGCTGGCCGTGCCGGAGTCTCTGCCGGAGGAGATGCGCCCGGTCTCCTGGGGAGCTCCGATCTCTTGGGAACAAGCAGACCCATTCGCT TCCTTGCGGAAAGTGGGTCAGGATTCTACAGTGCTGCTCATCTGTATCACCGTCTTTCTCTCCTACCTTCCTGAGGCCGGGCAGTACTCCAGCTTTTTCCTGTACCTGCGACAG GTCATTGGTTTTTCCTCGGAGACTGTGGCAGCCTTTATTGGGGTAGTGGGAATTCTCTCTATACTGGCTCAG acagTAGTGTTGGGAATTCTCATGCGTTCGATAGGAAATAAAAACACCATCCTGTTGGGACTGGGCTTCCAGATCCTGCAGCTTGCCTGGTACGGCTTCGGGTCGCAGCCTTG GATGATGTGGGCGGCGGGAGCGGTGGCGGCCATGTCGAGCATCACCTTCCCGGCCGTCAGCGCCATGGTGTCCCGGAACGCCGACCCCGACCAGCAAG GTGTGGTGCAGGGGATGATCACTGGAATTCGGGGTCTGTGTAACGGCCTGGGGCCGGCGCTCTATGGCTTTGTCTTCTATCTCTTCCACGTGGAGCTGAATGAAATGGCTGAGGTGGAAACTTTGGGTAAGGCCTCCAAACCCAACATGGCCAACCCTACGGACGAG AGCAGCATTATCCCAGGGCCTCCGTTCCTCTTCGGGGcctgctctgtcctgctgtcGCTGCTGGTGGCCCTGTTCATCCCGGAGCACACCCTGGCCCTGCGCTCGGGCAGCCACAAGAAGCACAGTAACGGGGCCCAGGCCCACCCCCACAGCCCGCAGGCCGGCGGCTCGGACGGGAAGGAGCCCCTGCTCGAGGACAGCAGCGTCTGA